Below is a window of uncultured Cohaesibacter sp. DNA.
CATTTCCGAGAGCCGTGCGCCCAGAGTTTGCGGAATATCCGTGAGCGAGAGAAACGGTCCGAAGACATGAGCACCAATCACGATGAGATAAAGCATCGCCGTCATCGTCACCGTCTCGAAAATGATCGGCGTGAAATCCTTAAGCCCGATGCGCCGACCAATGAGCGCCATGGCAGCAACAAGCGCCGCCCCGACACCGGCCGCCTCGACGGGCGTAAACACCCCCAGATAAATGCCACCGATAGAGACCAGAATCACCGTGATCAATGGCAAGGCATTGAAAGAGGCTGCAAATTTCTCACGCCATGATGTGGCCGGTCCTGCCGGTCCCTGCTCCGGATAAAGCGAGGTCACGATAATGATGACCGCAACAAAGAGCAATGTCAGCAGCAATCCCGGAATGATACCGGCGATGAACAGCTTGCCGATGGATTCTTCGGTCAGGATCGCATACAGCACGAAACCGGTCGAGGGCGGAATGAGAATGCCCAATGTTCCACCGGCAGCAACGGATCCCGTTGCCAGTCCGTCGGCATAGCCGAACCGCTTCATCTGCGGCAAGGCAACCTTGCCAATGGTAACGGCGGTCGCCACCGACGAGCCGGAAACGGCGGCAAAGGCTGCACAGCCAAGGATCGTCGCCGAAGACAATCCCCCCTTCAGATGCCCCACCCAATTGTGCGCGGCATCATAGAGCCGCTGGCTATATCCGGCCGCCCCCGCGATATTGCCCATCAGCACAAAGAGCGGAATGACCGACATGGAATAGGAGGACATCGAGCTGTAGGTTTCTGCCGACATGGCAGCAATGGCGGTGCGCATGTCTTCGATCACCCAGATGCCACCAAAGCCGACGAGCAAAAGCGACAGGCCAACCGGGATGCGAATGGCAAGGCATAGAAAGAGCGCGGCGATGCCCCAGACGCCAATCGTGGTCTCACTCATCATATCCGCTCCAGTTTCCCAATTGCCGGTAAAGCTGATAGGCAAGGACAAGCGCGTAGCAGGCCATGCCAATCGAAATGGCTGCATATGCCACCAAGAATGGCAGTTGCAGCATGTTGGAGACATCTTCATATTCGTGCGCATCCAGCGCCTTGTCCCAGGCCTTGTTGACCAGAATGGCCAACACACCGATGCCGAGAGCGCGCGCAATGATGTCACAGACATAGCGCCCCACCCTGCCCAGCAGCTTGTCGAAAATATCGACCCGAATATGCAAAGAGTGATAAGCGGTGTAGGGCATGGCCAGCATCACCACCAGCACCATGCCCATTTGCACCAGCTCCTGACTGCCAAGGATCGGTTGATTGAGCGTGTAGCGGAAAAAGACCGAAATGGTGACCAGCAGCATCATCGCAATCATCGTGATGCCGGAGAGAAGGGTTGTGCCTTCCAGAATGCGCTCGAAGATGCTCCGAGCGCCTTTCTGTTTGTCAAAGTCAGACATGACTTTTCTTTCATTCAAGAGCAAGGATAGCGTCAGTTTTTCAGCGCCTCGACATAGTCTTGCGCCTTGATGCCGTCCGCTTCCAATTCAGTGACAATGGTTGCAACCAAAGAATCTGAGGCAGCATTGAACTTAGCTACTTCCTCAGCGGACAGCTCGATAATTTCCTTGCCCATAGCTGCAAAATTCTGTTCGGCCATAGCGACCCCTTCAGCCTGAATCCGGCGTCCTTCTTCGCTGAGAGGCCCCTGAGAAACCTTGTTCATGGCCGTCTGTTCGTCTTCCGAAAGAGCGTTCCAACTGTCCCGGTTCATCAGCAGCATCTGCGGTGAGCTGGTGGAATTCATGCCCTTGGTGAGATAGTTGGCCACTTCATTGAGCTTGAAGCTGTCAAGCACGGAGCTGTCGACGAGAACACCGTCAATCACGCCCGTCGCCAGCGAGTTGTAAACCTCGGTGATCGGCATGGAGACGGGCGTTGCCCCCCAGCTTTCGGCGACGCGGCCAACATTGCGCGAGGAAACACGGATTTTCAGTCCCTCGACATCCTTGAGGCTTCTGATCGGCTTCTTGTTGGTCAGAAGAACGGACGCAGGGTTGGTCCACAGGCCCAGCAATTTGGTGCGCCGGAATTCCTTGTCGACCAGATCCACATGGGCCCAGAATTTTGCCGTCGGATCCTGATCGGCAGAAACCACTCCGGGCAGCTCGATCAGCAGCGTCTGCTTGAATTGCGAGGCGGTATAGCCGGGCAAGGTATAGGCGATGTCGGCCACGCCATCGACGACGCGGTCATACTGTTCGACAGGCCCTGCCCCCAACTCGCCGCCGGGATAGACACGAATGGTCAGGCTGCCACCGGTCTCCTTGGCGATATTCTCGGAAAGAGGTACGAACAGCCCCGTATGGAGCGGATATTGGGTCGAGGCAAAATGAGCCAGCTTCAGTTCGGCCGCATGAGCCGGAACGATGCTTGCTACCAGAGCCGAGCCCAGAGCAGCCCCCAGAGTTGCGCTCAGCGCGAGAGATTTGATCGTTGATTTGATAATAGACATGATACTCCTCCTGATCTGTCTGTGTAGCAGCGAGCCATCCGCCCCACTGTTGCGGATCGCCCTGATGACCGGCAGGCTCTCCTTGACAAGCCGATCCCTGAATTGCCTTCTGATTATTGTGATGATCAGTCTGTAAAGACCGTGCCATCCATTAATTTGCGGGCCGTCCGCAAAATCGCAGCGCGTCCCACCGATCCATCCGGATCAATGGAGACAACAACGCTCATCTCACCTGCCGGATGCTCTATCGAGAGGGTCTGTTTCGCGCCCTCTTCTATTCTGGCCAGCCCATGGGCGACCGTTCCCTTTGTCAGGCATGCCGTCGCAACACTGACAGCTCCCAGAACCCCGATGGACTTGTGGCAACTGTGCGGAATGAAGCTGCGCGTGTTGATCGCCCCGCCATTCAGCGCCTGACTGACCATGACCATCTTGGGTACGGATTTCTCGCTCACATCACCAAGCTGCATCAGATATCCGCACGCAAGGCGCAGATGCTCGAGCTTGCTTTTCACCCCGCTCAGGCTGTCCAGTTGTTCAGGCCTTTCGGTTCCCGATATGCCCATATCTTCGGCTTTGACGAGGACGCATGGCATGCCATTGTCGATCATTGTCACCGCAAAGCCTTCAACCTTGTCCATTGCATTGCCGCTCGGCAGCAATGCGCCACAGCTTGATCCCGCGCTATCCTTGAAAGTAATGGGAATGGCCGCAGCGCACCCCGGCACCCCGTCAATCGCGCTCTGTCCCTTGTAGGTTGCCACGCGATCCGGCGTCTGGACTTCGGCTATTGCGATCTGTCCGGTATTCTCCATGAAAATCGCAACCTCGGTCACATCATCCTTGGCCTCGACCAAGCCTCTTTCAATCGCGAAAGGGGCAACACCGGCAAGAATATTGCCGCAAGTCTGGCCGTCCGTGACGATGGCCTTGTCGACAAAGACCTGCAAAAACAGATAATCGACATCAACCCCCGCGCGCTCGGACCGTTTTACGATCGCAACCTTGCTGGTCAGCGGATCTGCACCTCCCATACCATCGATCTGCCGCGCATCCGGCGACCCCATGATGCGCAGCAGGATAGCGTCCCGCTCCGCACTGTCTGAGGGCAGATCCGAGGCCAGAAAGAAACCTCCTTTTGAGGTACCGCCCCGCATCCACATGGCCCGAATGGCGCCAGAAGAACGGGAAGAAGAGGCCGTTGGCATGGCTCACCCCTCCTTCACCGGCGGAGTGCCATGGGTGTGAAAACTCTCGATGGTCCGAAGCCCCCATGCCTGCCCCTTTTTGCGATCGCTTTCGGTCCAGATCACCGGCTCCCAGTCCGGATCGAGAATGAGGCGGGCTCCCGAATTGGCGAGTTCAATGCGATTGCCAGCCGGTTCCCAGACATAGAGAAAGAAAGTCCCCTGAACCGCATGCTTGTGCGGGCCGGTTTCGATATGAACGCCATTTTCAAGGAAAATGTCTGCGGCGCGCAGAATGTCTTCGCGCTGGTCGGTTGCATAAGTCAGATGATGGAAGCGGGCGGGAACGCCTGTGAAGTCACATGTGCAGGCAAGATCATAGGTCTTGTTGTTGACCGTGAACCAGCAGCCGCCCATCAGGCCATTATCCAGAACGATCTTTTCAGTCACCCGGCTGCCTAGCGCAGTGGTCATGAATGTTTCCATCGCCTCAACGCTTGGCGCAAGCAGATTGAGATGATCGATCCGCCTTGGGCAGGCGCCGCGAGCATGGAACCGCTGCG
It encodes the following:
- a CDS encoding TRAP transporter large permease, which codes for MMSETTIGVWGIAALFLCLAIRIPVGLSLLLVGFGGIWVIEDMRTAIAAMSAETYSSMSSYSMSVIPLFVLMGNIAGAAGYSQRLYDAAHNWVGHLKGGLSSATILGCAAFAAVSGSSVATAVTIGKVALPQMKRFGYADGLATGSVAAGGTLGILIPPSTGFVLYAILTEESIGKLFIAGIIPGLLLTLLFVAVIIIVTSLYPEQGPAGPATSWREKFAASFNALPLITVILVSIGGIYLGVFTPVEAAGVGAALVAAMALIGRRIGLKDFTPIIFETVTMTAMLYLIVIGAHVFGPFLSLTDIPQTLGARLSEMGLGPYSTLFLILAGYIVLGMFFDGLAMLVVTLPIVFPIITGLGFDPIWFGVMSVIVIEMGLITPPVGLNVFVVKAVAADVPMATIFRGVFPFWLAMAACLLLLIMMPQLALFLPDQMTH
- a CDS encoding TRAP transporter small permease; amino-acid sequence: MSDFDKQKGARSIFERILEGTTLLSGITMIAMMLLVTISVFFRYTLNQPILGSQELVQMGMVLVVMLAMPYTAYHSLHIRVDIFDKLLGRVGRYVCDIIARALGIGVLAILVNKAWDKALDAHEYEDVSNMLQLPFLVAYAAISIGMACYALVLAYQLYRQLGNWSGYDE
- a CDS encoding TRAP transporter substrate-binding protein translates to MSIIKSTIKSLALSATLGAALGSALVASIVPAHAAELKLAHFASTQYPLHTGLFVPLSENIAKETGGSLTIRVYPGGELGAGPVEQYDRVVDGVADIAYTLPGYTASQFKQTLLIELPGVVSADQDPTAKFWAHVDLVDKEFRRTKLLGLWTNPASVLLTNKKPIRSLKDVEGLKIRVSSRNVGRVAESWGATPVSMPITEVYNSLATGVIDGVLVDSSVLDSFKLNEVANYLTKGMNSTSSPQMLLMNRDSWNALSEDEQTAMNKVSQGPLSEEGRRIQAEGVAMAEQNFAAMGKEIIELSAEEVAKFNAASDSLVATIVTELEADGIKAQDYVEALKN
- a CDS encoding 4-oxalomesaconate tautomerase, which produces MPTASSSRSSGAIRAMWMRGGTSKGGFFLASDLPSDSAERDAILLRIMGSPDARQIDGMGGADPLTSKVAIVKRSERAGVDVDYLFLQVFVDKAIVTDGQTCGNILAGVAPFAIERGLVEAKDDVTEVAIFMENTGQIAIAEVQTPDRVATYKGQSAIDGVPGCAAAIPITFKDSAGSSCGALLPSGNAMDKVEGFAVTMIDNGMPCVLVKAEDMGISGTERPEQLDSLSGVKSKLEHLRLACGYLMQLGDVSEKSVPKMVMVSQALNGGAINTRSFIPHSCHKSIGVLGAVSVATACLTKGTVAHGLARIEEGAKQTLSIEHPAGEMSVVVSIDPDGSVGRAAILRTARKLMDGTVFTD
- a CDS encoding VOC family protein, which translates into the protein MTDIAHLGHVEILTNKFDESLDFFTRVYGLTESGRDDNSVYLRAWDDYEFHSLKLTRSETTGVAHIAYRASSAEALERRVRIIEDMGCGVGWTDGDLGHGRSYRFRSPAGHMFEIYYETRRFVAEGEEKPALKNVAQRFHARGACPRRIDHLNLLAPSVEAMETFMTTALGSRVTEKIVLDNGLMGGCWFTVNNKTYDLACTCDFTGVPARFHHLTYATDQREDILRAADIFLENGVHIETGPHKHAVQGTFFLYVWEPAGNRIELANSGARLILDPDWEPVIWTESDRKKGQAWGLRTIESFHTHGTPPVKEG